A window of Mytilus edulis chromosome 10, xbMytEdul2.2, whole genome shotgun sequence contains these coding sequences:
- the LOC139490517 gene encoding uncharacterized protein has translation MIIIVRYRTPELDIDDRPGSCFESFSSSDYLDGSPGGTEKTLISHELDFDDLDSDHRSTAYSRQIVGMSSDCLDGSKGTDENNLSSTHKLVTGTLQYFGESSCSIDNATDSLDGNPHIMKPSIINVASNIKTSDDAGTEISENGVSVKVVSLPYLKTDDRIQCVLEFDSSFRNILDIYPITPTVAWVYNLERLRLIDIGGKLLFDYPLKGGFLYLQGTENINEVLLLDHGENKIIKVVLSKDTSNQTDALIGPLIDMGTNEKTQNKIKHFLLRKSGDIVVCVSRKLRKCGCIPTNILYIQIYSRDGLFLRETKLQHNGTNLTGDIYAITENNNGHICLAGNKDTDNNSHYLVDLDIQLREHFFFDGNESDTNFFPTSLATTRRNDILFVNNLEQIQVIDENGKILRNILTDSFISHGRPERIATDREEKLWIVTSLGKILSVQLK, from the coding sequence ATGATAATAATAGTACGTTACCGTACGCCTGAGCTTGATATTGATGACCGACCAGGGTCCTGTTTTGAGTCATTTTCGTCGTCAGACTATCTTGATGGAAGTCCTGGAGGAACAGAAAAGACACTCATTAGTCATGAACTCGACTTCGACGATCTAGATTCAGATCACCGAAGTACGGCATATTCACGTCAAATAGTTGGGATGTCATCGGATTGTCTTGATGGATCAAAAGGTACTGACGAAAACAACCTTTCCAGTACACACAAGCTTGTCACTGGAACATTGCAGTATTTTGGAGAGTCGTCTTGTAGTATCGACAATGCAACGGATAGTTTGGATGGAAATCCACATATTATGAAACCGTCGATTATCAACGTGGCATCAAACATCAAAACATCGGATGATGCAGGAACAGAAATATCAGAAAACGGCGTTAGTGTTAAAGTTGTCAGTCTTCCATATTTGAAAACAGATGATAGAATACAGTGTGTTTTGGAATTTGATTCTAGCTTTAGAAATATATTGGATATATACCCTATAACCCCTACTGTAGCTTGGGTTTACAATTTAGAAAGACTTAGACTGATTGATATAGGCGGAAAACTGTTGTTTGATTATCCTTTGAAAGGTGGATTCTTATATCTTCAGGGTACAGAGAACATCAATGAAGTTCTCCTTCTTGACCATGGAGAAAACAAGATTATAAAAGTTGTGTTGAGTAAAGATACAAGTAACCAAACAGATGCGTTGATTGGGCCGTTGATAGACATGGGtacaaatgaaaaaacacaaaacaaaataaaacattttcttttacgCAAGTCAGGGGACATAGTTGTATGTGTGAGCCGTAAACTTAGAAAATGTGGATGCATTCcgacaaatatattatatatacagatTTACAGTAGAGACGGACTTTTTCTTCGTGAAACAAAACTTCAACATAATGGAACAAATCTTACAGGCGATATTTACGCTATCACTGAAAATAATAATGGGCATATATGTTTAGCTGGCAATAAAGATACAGATAATAATTCACATTATCTAGTCGACCTTGACATTCAGTTGAGGGAACACTTTTTCTTTGATGGAAATGAATCAGACACCAATTTTTTCCCAACGTCTTTAGCAACCACTCGCCGAAACGATATACTATTTGTGAATAATCTAGAACAAATACAAGTCATCGATGAAAATGGGAAGATTTTAAGAAATATACTAACAGACAGCTTCATCTCCCATGGTAGACCAGAACGTATTGCTACGGACAGAGAAGAAAAGCTATGGATTGTCACGAGTTTAGGCAAAATCCTCAGTGTTCAATTAAAATAA
- the LOC139490519 gene encoding uncharacterized protein isoform X1, which produces MYTDWCSMASYEEHIPEQQLISFNDDDIQSNSVVKTSDTKSTGFSSDENKTPVKDLTNPTEEEIFSTKLSDISTPKKSSQLPCNADGTRENTTKTGVTVEEKHSTSFKVFQYVGPDPIDWVIKFDPSFAITEIILINSTKALFFNTLKLMLIDIEQRTVLGEYNMEEYCFTDVQYVDDDRVLFRDLMENKVVQFDLETKTSHNLIDVNYDSNDTFRHKINGYMVRKSGDIILFVTKKENRALLSRYVSYIQLYIINGSFVREKKCQQDDKNVIGDVVATVESINGNVCVIAEKGTDANSKYVVVLDSNFELKFCYEGNTLDGSTFLPTSIATSSNNNIFVLHRISEIEVIDERGKFIGYIPTNSILPDGQPCRIAINSDNKAWVVTTYGKIVCLQLGC; this is translated from the exons atgtatactgatTGGTGTAG CATGGCTTCATACGAAGAACACATACCAGAACAACAACTCATTTCATTTAATGATGATGATATTCAAAGCAATAGCGTTGTGAAAACTTCTGACACCAAATCGACAGGTTTTAGTTCAGATGAGAACAAAACTCCTGTCAAAGACCTGACTAATCCAACGGAAGAAGAAATCTTTAGCACTAAATTGTCAGATATTTCCACCCCAAAGAAGTCTAGCCAGCTTCCGTGCAATGCAGATGGTACTAGAGAGAACACAACAAAAACGGGTGTAACTGTAGAGGAAAAACATTCAACTTCGTTTAAGGTTTTTCAGTATGTTGGTCCGGATCCTATTGATTGGGTAATAAAATTTGATCCAAGTTTTGCAATTACAGAAATTATTCTTATTAATTCAACTAAAGCCTTGTTTTTCAACACGTTAAAACTGATGCTCATTGACATAGAACAACGAACTGTGCTTGGTGAATACAACATGGAAGAATATTGTTTCACTGATGTACAATATGTTGATGATGACCGTGTTTTATTCAGAGACTTGATGGAAAACAAAGTAGTTCAATTCGATTTAGAAACAAAAACATCACATAATTTGATAGATGTAAATTATGATTCCAATGATACTTTTCGACATAAGATTAATGGGTACATGGTTAGGAAATCAGGagacattattttatttgtcACAAAGAAAGAAAACCGCGCACTTTTGTCACGATATGTATCGTATATTCAACTGTACATTATCAACGGTAGCTTTGTTCGTGAGAAAAAATGTCAACAAGATGACAAAAACGTTATTGGGGATGTTGTGGCAACTGTTGAAAGTATAAACGGGAATGTATGCGTGATAGCAGAAAAAGGTACTGATGCGAATTCAAAATATGTAGTGGTGCTTGATTCTAATTTTGAATTGAAGTTCTGTTATGAAGGCAACACACTCGATGGTTCGACCTTTCTCCCTACGTCCATTGCAACAAGTAGCaataacaatatatttgtattacaCAGAATAAGTGAAATAGAAGTCATTGATGAAAGAGGAAAATTTATTGGATATATTCCTACAAATTCAATCCTTCCAGATGGCCAACCTTGTAGAATTGCTATAAACAGCGATAATAAAGCTTGGGTGGTTACCACGTACGGTAAAATTGTGTGTTTACAACTTGGATGTTAA
- the LOC139490519 gene encoding uncharacterized protein isoform X2 — protein sequence MASYEEHIPEQQLISFNDDDIQSNSVVKTSDTKSTGFSSDENKTPVKDLTNPTEEEIFSTKLSDISTPKKSSQLPCNADGTRENTTKTGVTVEEKHSTSFKVFQYVGPDPIDWVIKFDPSFAITEIILINSTKALFFNTLKLMLIDIEQRTVLGEYNMEEYCFTDVQYVDDDRVLFRDLMENKVVQFDLETKTSHNLIDVNYDSNDTFRHKINGYMVRKSGDIILFVTKKENRALLSRYVSYIQLYIINGSFVREKKCQQDDKNVIGDVVATVESINGNVCVIAEKGTDANSKYVVVLDSNFELKFCYEGNTLDGSTFLPTSIATSSNNNIFVLHRISEIEVIDERGKFIGYIPTNSILPDGQPCRIAINSDNKAWVVTTYGKIVCLQLGC from the coding sequence ATGGCTTCATACGAAGAACACATACCAGAACAACAACTCATTTCATTTAATGATGATGATATTCAAAGCAATAGCGTTGTGAAAACTTCTGACACCAAATCGACAGGTTTTAGTTCAGATGAGAACAAAACTCCTGTCAAAGACCTGACTAATCCAACGGAAGAAGAAATCTTTAGCACTAAATTGTCAGATATTTCCACCCCAAAGAAGTCTAGCCAGCTTCCGTGCAATGCAGATGGTACTAGAGAGAACACAACAAAAACGGGTGTAACTGTAGAGGAAAAACATTCAACTTCGTTTAAGGTTTTTCAGTATGTTGGTCCGGATCCTATTGATTGGGTAATAAAATTTGATCCAAGTTTTGCAATTACAGAAATTATTCTTATTAATTCAACTAAAGCCTTGTTTTTCAACACGTTAAAACTGATGCTCATTGACATAGAACAACGAACTGTGCTTGGTGAATACAACATGGAAGAATATTGTTTCACTGATGTACAATATGTTGATGATGACCGTGTTTTATTCAGAGACTTGATGGAAAACAAAGTAGTTCAATTCGATTTAGAAACAAAAACATCACATAATTTGATAGATGTAAATTATGATTCCAATGATACTTTTCGACATAAGATTAATGGGTACATGGTTAGGAAATCAGGagacattattttatttgtcACAAAGAAAGAAAACCGCGCACTTTTGTCACGATATGTATCGTATATTCAACTGTACATTATCAACGGTAGCTTTGTTCGTGAGAAAAAATGTCAACAAGATGACAAAAACGTTATTGGGGATGTTGTGGCAACTGTTGAAAGTATAAACGGGAATGTATGCGTGATAGCAGAAAAAGGTACTGATGCGAATTCAAAATATGTAGTGGTGCTTGATTCTAATTTTGAATTGAAGTTCTGTTATGAAGGCAACACACTCGATGGTTCGACCTTTCTCCCTACGTCCATTGCAACAAGTAGCaataacaatatatttgtattacaCAGAATAAGTGAAATAGAAGTCATTGATGAAAGAGGAAAATTTATTGGATATATTCCTACAAATTCAATCCTTCCAGATGGCCAACCTTGTAGAATTGCTATAAACAGCGATAATAAAGCTTGGGTGGTTACCACGTACGGTAAAATTGTGTGTTTACAACTTGGATGTTAA